The following proteins come from a genomic window of Cronobacter muytjensii ATCC 51329:
- the symE gene encoding endoribonuclease SymE — translation MSTLSLSVTNPFTSAPAQPAPAPVELPEPRRIRVSYASRFHDGVNLAALTLRGRWLEEAGFPTGTDADVRVMPGCIVITARPPEPEEPPVMKSLRRVCKLSARKQQQVQEFIDVVASKRKKAE, via the coding sequence ATGTCGACATTATCGTTATCCGTTACCAATCCCTTCACCAGTGCCCCCGCGCAACCCGCGCCTGCGCCCGTCGAGCTGCCAGAGCCGCGCCGCATTCGCGTGAGCTACGCCAGTCGTTTTCACGACGGGGTGAATCTGGCGGCGCTCACCCTGCGCGGTCGGTGGCTGGAAGAAGCAGGGTTCCCTACCGGCACCGACGCCGACGTAAGGGTGATGCCTGGCTGTATTGTTATTACGGCGCGCCCGCCGGAGCCAGAAGAGCCACCGGTGATGAAATCCCTGCGCCGCGTTTGCAAGTTGTCTGCCCGCAAGCAGCAGCAGGTGCAGGAGTTTATCGACGTCGTCGCCAGTAAGCGTAAAAAGGCAGAATGA
- a CDS encoding DUF1127 domain-containing protein — protein sequence MEFHENRPRRPFIGFTLLWRAWKAWRLRARTRQVLTRMSDEQLRDVGLRRDDMR from the coding sequence ATGGAATTTCATGAGAACCGACCCCGCCGGCCGTTTATCGGCTTTACGCTGTTGTGGCGCGCCTGGAAAGCCTGGCGGCTGCGCGCCCGCACGCGTCAGGTACTGACCCGAATGAGCGACGAGCAGCTGCGCGATGTCGGGCTGCGACGTGATGACATGCGCTAA